The following coding sequences lie in one Arachis ipaensis cultivar K30076 chromosome B03, Araip1.1, whole genome shotgun sequence genomic window:
- the LOC107629859 gene encoding LOW QUALITY PROTEIN: callose synthase 12 (The sequence of the model RefSeq protein was modified relative to this genomic sequence to represent the inferred CDS: inserted 1 base in 1 codon): MNFRQRQPHASPVATATPVREEEPYNIIPVYNLLADHPSLRFXPFGQWRPHMDLLDWLALFFGFQRDNVRNQREHLVLHLANAQMRLTPPPDNIDTLDAGVLRRFRRKLLKNYNSWCSYLGKKSNIWISDRRRGGSADSEQRRELLYVSLYLLIWGEAANLRFVPECICYIFHHMAMELNKILEDYIDENTGQPVMPSLSGENAFLNHVVKPIYETIRREVDSSGNGTAPHSAWRNYDDINEYFWSRRCFEKLGWPLDIGSNFFVTGSGGKRVGKTGFVEQRSFLNLLRSFDRLWVMLVLFLQAAIIVAWEEKTYPWQALEDRSVQVKVLTIFFTWSGMRLVQSLLDMVMQFRLVTRETMGQGVRMVMKVIVAAGWIVVFGVMYERIWSQRNHDRRWSAEANRRVVNFLEVVFVFIIPELLALALFIIPWIRNFVENTNWRIFYMLSWWFQSRIFVGRGLREGLVDNIKYTLFWVVVLATKFCFSYFLQVKPMVAPTKALLKLRNVEYEWHEFIHNSNRFAVGLLWLPVVLIYLMDIQIWYSIYSSFVGAAVGLFAHLGEIRNMQQLKLRFQFFASAIQFNLMPEEQLLNARGTLKSKFKDAVHRLKLRYGLGRPFKKLESNQVEANKFALIWNEIILSFREEDIISDREVELLELPQNSWNVRVIRWPCFLLCNELLLALSEAKELVDESDNKLTRKMRKNEYRRCAVIEAYDSIKHLLLEIIKPNSEEHSIVTVLFQEIDHSLEIEKFTKTFKTTALPLLHSKLIKLVDLLNKPKKDANQVVNSLQALYEIAVRDFFREERKTEQLREDGLAQRNPGSGLLFENAIQLPEINNENFYRQVRRLHTILTSRDSMQNIPKNLEARRRIAFFSNSLFMNMPHAPQVEKMLAFSVLTPYYSEEVLYSKEQLRTENEDGVSILYYLQTIYDDDWKNFMERMRREGMVKDSDIWADKLRELRLWASYRGQTLTRTVRGMMYYYRALKMLAFLDSASEMDIREGSRELVTMRQDSLDVMNAEKSPSRSLSRASSSVSLLFKGHEYGTAIMKFTYVVACQIYGSQKAKKDPHAEEILYLMKNNEALRVAYVDEITTSRDEKEYYSVLVKYDQQLQREVEIYRVKLPGPLKLGEGKPENQNHAIIFTRGDAVQTIDMNQDNYFEEALKMRNLLEEYRHYYGIRKPTILGVREHVFTGSVSSLAWFMSAQETSFVTLGQRVLANPLKVRMHYGHPDVFDRFWFLTRGGISKASRVINISEDIFAGFNCTLRGGNVTHHEYIQVGKGRDVGLNQVSMFEAKVASGNGEQVLSRDVYRLGHRLDFFRMLSFFYTTVGFFFNTMMVILTVYAFLWGRLYLALSGVEAAMESNSNNNKALGTILNQQFIIQLGLFTALPMIVENSLEHGFLQAIWDFLTMQLQLSSVFYTFSMGTRSHFFGRTILHGGAKYRATGRGFVVEHKSFAENYRLYARSHFVKAIELGLILVIYASHSPVASDTFVYIAMTITSWFLVASWIIAPFVFNPSGFDWLKTVYDFDDFMNWIWYRGSVFAKAEQSWERWWYEEQDHLRVTGLWGKCMEIILDLRFFFFQYGIVYQLGVAAGSHSIVVYLLSWICVVLIFGVYMLVAYAHNKYAAKEHIYYRLVQFLLIILAILVIVALLEFTNFKFVDIFTSLLAFIPTGWGLILIAQVFRPFLESTIVWDGVVSVARLYDILLGVIIMAPVALLSWLPGFQNMQTRMLFNDAFSRGLRIFQIITGKKSQA; encoded by the exons ATGAATTTCCGCCAGCGTCAACCCCATGCATCGCCGGTGGCCACCGCTACACCGGTCCGGGAGGAAGAGCCCTACAACATAATCCCCGTCTACAATCTCCTCGCTGACCACCCCTCCCTCCGGT CCCCGTTCGGGCAATGGCGACCTCACATGGACCTCCTTGACTGGCTCGCACTCTTCTTTGGCTTCCAGCGCGACAACGTCCGCAACCAGCGCGAGCACCTCGTCCTTCACCTCGCCAACGCTCAGATGCGCCTAACGCCGCCGCCGGACAACATCGACACACTCGACGCCGGCGTCCTCCGTCGCTTCCGCCGGAAGCTCCTCAAAAACTACAACTCTTGGTGCTCCTACCTAGGCAAGAAGTCCAACATCTGGATCTCCGATCGACGCCGCGGCGGCTCCGCTGACTCTGAGCAGCGCCGTGAGCTCCTCTACGTGTCCCTCTACCTCCTGATCTGGGGCGAGGCGGCGAACCTCCGCTTTGTTCCGGAGTGCATCTGCTACATCTTCCACCACATGGCAATGGAGCTGAACAAGATCTTGGAGGATTACATTGACGAGAACACTGGCCAGCCTGTGATGCCTTCGCTTTCAGGTGAGAACGCTTTCCTCAACCACGTTGTGAAACCTATCTATGAAACTATTAGGCGTGAGGTTGATAGTAGTGGGAATGGAACTGCTCCGCACAGTGCTTGGAGGAATTACGACGATATCAATGAGTATTTTTGGAGTAGGAGGTGTTTTGAGAAGCTTGGATGGCCCCTTGATATTGGTAGCAACTTCTTTGTGACGGGTAGCGGTGGGAAGCGTGTTGGGAAGACAGGGTTTGTGGAGCAGAGGTCGTTTTTAAACCTGCTTAGGAGTTTTGATAGACTTTGGGTGATGCTGGTTTTGTTCCTTCAGGCTGCTATTATTGTTGCTTGGGAGGAGAAGACTTATCCGTGGCAAGCATTGGAGGACAGGAGTGTTCAGGTTAAGGTTTTGACCATTTTCTTCACGTGGAGTGGCATGAGGTTAGTGCAGTCTCTGCTTGATATGGTGATGCAGTTTAGGTTGGTGACAAGGGAGACGATGGGGCAAGGTGTGAGGATGGTGATGAAGGTTATTGTTGCAGCCGGGTGGATTGTTGTGTTTGGGGTCATGTATGAGAGGATATGGTCTCAGAGAAACCATGATAGGAGGTGGTCAGCAGAAGCGAATAGAAGGGTGGTGAATTTTCTGGAGGTTGTGTTTGTTTTCATCATTCCTGAGCTTCTGGCTCTGGCCCTTTTTATAATTCCCTGGATTAGAAACTTTGTTGAGAATACAAATTGGAGGATCTTTTACATGTTGTCATGGTGGTTTCAAAGTAGAATCTTTGTTGGTCGTGGCTTGAGGGAAGGTCTTGTGGACAACATTAAGTACACATTGTTCTGGGTTGTGGTGCTGGCCACAAAATTTTGTTTCAGTTACTTTCTGCAGGTCAAACCCATGGTTGCTCCAACAAAGGCACTGTTGAAGCTTAGGAATGTTGAATATGAATGGCATGAGTTTATTCATAACAGCAACCGATTTGCTGTTGGATTATTGTGGCTTCCGGTTGTTTTGATATATCTAATGGATATACAGATTTGGTATTCAATATATTCATCCTTTGTTGGGGCTGCTGTggggttgtttgcacatttgggTGAGATTCGAAATATGCAACAGCTGAAATTGAGGTTCCAGTTTTTTGCCAGTGCAATTCAGTTCAATCTCATGCCAGAGGAGCAATTGTTGAATGCAAGAGGAACATTGAAGAGCAAGTTTAAGGATGCCGTCCACAGGTTGAAGCTCAGATATGGGCTTGGTCGGCCATTTAAGAAGCTTGAGTCTAACCAGGTTGAGGCCAACAAGTTTGCTTTGATATGGAATGAGATAATTTTGTCTTTCAGGGAGGAGGATATCATCTCTGACAGGGAGGTTGAGCTTTTGGAGCTGCCACAGAACTCTTGGAATGTCAGGGTTATCCGCTGGCCATGTTTTCTTCTCTGCAATGAGTTGCTGCTTGCACTCAGTGAAGCCAAAGAACTGGTTGATGAGTCTGACAACAAGCTGACAAGAAAGATGCGCAAGAATGAGTACAGACGCTGTGCTGTCATTGAAGCATATGATAGCATAAAGCACTTGCTTCTTGAGATTATCAAACCCAACAGTGAAGAGCATTCTATTGTGACAGTTCTATTTCAAGAAATTGATCACTCTCTGGAGATTGAGAAATTCACAAAAACATTCAAAACCACTGCACTGCCTCTGCTCCATAGCAAGTTGATAAAGCTTGTTGATTTATTAAACAAACCCAAGAAAGATGCTAATCAAGTGGTGAATAGCCTTCAGGCCCTTTATGAGATTGCTGTCCGAGATTTTTTCAGGGAAGAAAGGAAAACCGAACAGCTGAGGGAGGATGGTTTGGCTCAACGTAACCCAGGTTCAGGTCTCCTTTTTGAGAACGCTATTCAGTTACCTGAGATCAACAATGAGAACTTCTATCGACAGGTTCGGCGTTTGCACACAATTCTCACCTCCAGGGATTCGATGCAAAACATCCCCAAAAATCTAGAAGCTAGACGGAGGATTGCCTTCTTCAGTAATTCACTTTTTATGAACATGCCCCATGCTCCCCAAGTTGAGAAAATGTTGGCTTTCAGTGTTTTAACACCTTATTACTCGGAAGAAGTATTATACAGCAAAGAACAGCTCAGAACTGAGAATGAAGATGGGGTTTCAATCCTTTATTATTTGCAGACTATATATGATGATGACTGGAAGAATTTTATGGAAAGGATGCGTCGGGAGGGGATGGTGAAAGACAGTGATATTTGGGCTGATAAGCTTAGAGAGTTGAGGCTTTGGGCTTCCTACAGAGGCCAGACACTAACACGGACAGTTAGAGGAATGATGTATTACTACCGGGCCCTCAAGATGCTGGCTTTCCTGGACTCTGCGTCAGAAATGGATATTCGAGAGGGATCCCGTGAACTTGTTACAATGAGGCAAGATAGTTTAGATGTTATGAACGCTGAAAAGTCACCATCTAGGAGTTTAAGCAGAGCAAGTAGTTCAGTAAGTTTGTTATTCAAAGGCCATGAATATGGGACTGCTATAATGAAATTCACATATGTGGTTGCCTGCCAGATATATGGATCTCAGAAAGCAAAAAAGGATCCTCATGCTGAGGAAATTTTGTATCTGATGAAAAACAACGAAGCTCTTCGGGTTGCCTATGTTGATGAAATAACCACTAGTAGGGATGAGAAGGAGTACTACTCCGTTCTTGTTAAGTATGACCAACAATTGCAGAGAGAGGTGGAAATTTACCGCGTAAAGTTGCCTGGTCCCTTGAAGCTTGGGGAAGGAAAGCCAGAAAATCAAAATCATGCCATCATATTCACTCGTGGTGATGCAGTTCAAACTATTGATATGAACCAGGATAACTACTTTGAGGAGGCACTGAAAATGCGAAATCTCTTGGAAGAATACAGGCATTACTATGGCATCCGGAAACCAACTATTTTGGGAGTTAGGGAGCATGTTTTTACTGGTTCTGTTTCCTCTCTTGCTTGGTTCATGTCAGCTCAGGAAACAAGTTTTGTCACCTTAGGACAGAGGGTTTTGGCAAATCCTTTGAAGGTTAGGATGCATTATGGTCATCCAGATGTATTTGACAGGTTTTGGTTCTTAACACGTGGTGGTATCAGCAAAGCTTCCAGAGTGATCAACATCAGTGAAGACATTTTTGCTGGCTTTAATTGTACTCTCCGAGGAGGTAATGTTACACACCATGAATACATTCAGGTTGGAAAGGGAAGGGACGTTGGATTGAATCAAGTATCAATGTTTGAAGCAaaggttgctagtgggaatgggGAGCAAGTCCTTAGCAGAGACGTGTATAGATTGGGTCACAGGCTGGACTTTTTCCGCATGCTCTCTTTCTTCTACACTACTGTGGGATTCTTCTTCAACACAATGATGGTGATTCTGACTGTATATGCCTTTCTATGGGGTCGACTTTATCTTGCCCTTAGTGGTGTTGAGGCTGCAATGGAAAGTAACAGCAATAACAATAAAGCACTTGGTACCATCTTGAATCAGCAGTTCATTATTCAACTTGGACTTTTCACTGCCCTTCCAATGATTGTAGAGAATTCCCTTGAGCATGGGTTCCTTCAGGCTATCTGGGATTTCTTGACAATGCAGCTCCAGCTTTCATCAGTTTTTTACACATTCTCAATGGGCACTCGTAGTCATTTCTTTGGCCGGACTATTTTGCATGGTGGGGCAAAATATCGGGCTACCGGACGTGGATTTGTTGTAGAGCACAAGAGTTTTGCTGAGAACTATAGACTCTATGCACGAAGCCATTTTGTGAAAGCAATTGAATTGGGGTTAATTCTTGTAATCTATGCTTCACACAGTCCTGTGGCATCTGACACATTTGTGTATATAGCCATGACCATTACTAGTTGGTTCTTAGTGGCATCGTGGATTATTGCACCGTTTGTTTTCAATCCTTCTGGCTTTGACTGGTTAAAAACTGTGTATGATTTCGATGACTTTATGAACTGGATTTGGTACAGAGGAAGTGTGTTTGCTAAGGCTGAACAGAGCTGGGAAAGGTGGTGGTATGAAGAGCAGGATCATCTAAGAGTAACTGGCCTTTGGGGGAAATGTATGGAGATAATTTTAGACCTTCGTTTCTTCTTTTTCCAGTATGGAATTGTATATCAGCTAGGAGTTGCTGCTGGAAGTCACAGTATTGTTGTTTACTTGCTGTCTTGGATTTGTGTGGTTCTTATATTTGGGGTATATATGCTGGTTGCATATGCCCACAACAAATATGCAGCCAAAGAGCATATATACTATCGGCTGGTCCAGTTCCTCCTCATAATTCTCGCAATTCTTGTGATAGTTGCTTTGCTGGAATTCACCAACTTCAAATTTGTGGACATCTTTACTAGCCTGTTGGCATTCATTCCCACGGGCTGGGGCCTGATACTGATTGCCCAAGTATTTCGGCCATTTTTGGAATCAACTATAGTTTGGGATGGAGTTGTTTCAGTGGCTCGTCTATATGACATATTGTTAGGAGTCATTATTATGGCCCCTGTGGCACTACTATCATGGTTGCCTGGGTTTCAGAACATGCAAACCAGAATGCTTTTCAATGATGCATTTAGCAGGGGCCTCCGGATATTCCAAATTATCACAGGGAAAAAGTCTCAAGCTTGA